The proteins below come from a single Sander vitreus isolate 19-12246 chromosome 15, sanVit1, whole genome shotgun sequence genomic window:
- the LOC144530464 gene encoding hemoglobin embryonic subunit alpha-like, which translates to MTTLTAKDKDAVRTFWAKVSGKEEDIGTDAVARMLAVYPQTKTYFAHWKDLSPSSPSARKHGVTVMKGVADAVSKIDDLKGGLLNLSELHAFTLRVDPANFKILSHCLLVVLSIKFPNDFTPEAHVALDKFLAALALALAEKYR; encoded by the exons ATGACTACACTCACTGCTAAGGACAAAGACGCAGTCAGAACCTTCTGGGCTAAAGTGTCTGGAAAGGAGGAGGACATCGGCACCGATGCTGTGGCTAG GATGCTGGCGGTGTACCCGCAGACTAAGACTTACTTCGCCCACTGGAAGGACCTGAGCCCCAGCTCTCCCTCTGCGAGGAAGCACGGAGTTACCGTGATGAAAGGAGTTGCAGATGCTGTGTCCAAAATCGACGACCTGAAAGGAGGTCTTCTGAACCTCAGTGAGCTGCATGCCTTCACTCTGCGTGTGGACCCTGCCAACTTCAAG ATTCTCTCTCACTGCCTCCTTGTGGTCCTGTCCATCAAGTTCCCCAACGACTTCACCCCTGAGGCCCATGTCGCTCTGGACAAGTTCCTGGCTGCTTTGGCTCTGGCCCTGGCTGAGAAATACCGATAA
- the LOC144530463 gene encoding hemoglobin subunit beta-2, whose protein sequence is MVEWTDFERATIVDIFSKMQYEVVGPAALARCLIVYPWTQRYFGNFGNLYNAAAISGNPMVAKHGTTILHGLDRAVKNMDDIKATYAELSVLHSEKLHVDPDNFKLLSDCLTVVVAAQLGNDFTGEVQAAFQKFLAVVVSALGRQYH, encoded by the exons ATGGTTGAATGGACAGACTTCGAGCGCGCCACCATCGTGGACATCTTCTCCAAGATGCAGTATGAGGTCGTGGGCCCTGCAGCTCTTGCTAG GTGTCTGATCGTCTACCCCTGGACTCAGAGGTATTTCGGCAACTTTGGAAACCTCTACAACGCCGCTGCTATCTCTGGAAATCCGATGGTTGCAAAACACGGAACAACTATCCTCCACGGTCTGGACCGGGCTGTGAAGAACATGGACGACATCAAGGCAACCTATGCCGAGCTGAGCGTGCTGCACTCTGAGAAACTGCACGTGGACCCCGACAATTTCAAA CTCCTGTCCGACTGTCTGACCGTTGTGGTTGCAGCTCAGTTGGGTAATGATTTCACTGGTGAAGTCCAGGCAGCTTTCCAGAAGTTCCTGGCCGTGGTGGTGTCCGCCCTGGGAAGGCAGTACCACTAG
- the LOC144530430 gene encoding hemoglobin embryonic subunit alpha-like, with translation MTTLTAKDKDAVRTFWAKVSGKEEDIGTDAVARMLAVYPQTKTYFAHWKDLSPSSPSARKHGVTVMKGVADAVSKIDDLKGGLLNLSELHAFTLRVDPANFKILSHCLLVVLSIKFPNDFTPEAHVALDKFLAALALALAEKYR, from the exons ATGACTACACTCACTGCTAAGGACAAAGACGCAGTCAGAACCTTCTGGGCTAAAGTGTCTGGAAAGGAGGAGGACATCGGCACCGATGCTGTGGCTAG GATGCTGGCGGTGTACCCGCAGACTAAGACTTACTTCGCCCACTGGAAGGACCTGAGCCCCAGCTCTCCCTCTGCGAGGAAGCACGGAGTTACTGTGATGAAAGGAGTTGCAGATGCTGTGTCCAAAATCGACGACCTGAAAGGAGGTCTTCTGAACCTCAGTGAGCTGCATGCCTTCACTCTGCGTGTGGACCCTGCCAACTTCAAG ATTCTCTCTCACTGCCTCCTTGTGGTCCTGTCCATCAAGTTCCCCAACGACTTCACCCCTGAGGCCCATGTCGCTCTGGACAAGTTCCTGGCTGCTTTGGCTCTGGCCCTGGCTGAGAAATACCGATAA
- the kank2 gene encoding KN motif and ankyrin repeat domain-containing protein 2 — protein sequence MAQVLHMDPGFPGKLNPPAPPSLHGKEQEAAPYSVETPYGYRLDLDFLKYVNDIEKGNTIKKVPIQRRPRYGSLPRGYGYTGSWWTSTESLCSNTSMDSRHSSFSYCAPGYHTSQRPNFSSARVEKTLLDARRKLEEEKEGRRFSNLGSMHSSIAGSNTSLSSAHSFNRAHGGGGSFTPLSSGLSTPVTPTPAHLQHVREQMAAALRKIRELEEQVKTIPVLQVKISVLQEEKRQLSVQLKSQKFLGHSLSFNRGRSRGELYIDIPEEDVSTGAKSSKTSAGPLSPTTPEGSKLQDSGCEIEDTVIVGGARPDAKREVRTIGVGPENLRGGREVGVGVREQDLGLLPETEALKNQVGQLEVQLKRTVQELQECQQQVAAVQKAPQAEHPVMATSVGWQEPQGCSLHTLVSFTQLPQQREQRTVGIQVYTLEQPTVMEVGTLLRAEPCSSPYLQPAGGVVEGHRGQAEDVPVEFPIAVSSKQVRDVLKSELSTSVPVANPAIAVSTSGNQIGLLHSKEEETHLHTSTETVQSQEGPKTASSPQSSLRSIMKRKAEGEPGSPSTKKNLQFIGVNGGYESTSSDDSSSESSDEGSDSSEYHEAKEKLPESAVQLQQITHSKASQPPESNSVPQQTAVKLPAVIPDSQQSPNQSATVDTRLPVKAPGSPATDAAFNSILTPPCPSNDVASKETVNQSSEKLRVTQEITSTISSTESTPEQSSITSSVACTSSLCVTETTEITKQKYTVQSETTVLSSQSEPNLAAESLANDTATAPTKQVRLDLSDSLMSALHALQKALGEPNAFSQQGARAAYTTVLQEWLRVSCHKAADTTVVKAYMNTFASVSPQLLEFVINMADGNGNTALHYTVSHSNFPVVRLLLDTGLCNADKQNKAGYTAIMLTALAAFHSDNDLQTVLQLLRTGDVNAKASQAGQTALMLAVSHGRGDMVRALLSCGAQVNIRDDDGSTALMCACEHGHVDIVRQLLSVPGCDATLTDNDGSTALSIALEASQNDIAVLLYAHLNFAKPPSPVSPKSPLLGSSPPAGETK from the exons ATGGCTCAGGTGCTGCATATGGACCCCGGCTTCCCAG GGAAACTCAACCCGCCTGCTCCCCCTTCCCTGCATGGCAAAGAACAGGAGGCGGCACCCTACTCAGTGGAGACCCCCTATGGCTACCGTTTAGACCTAGACTTTCTCAAATATGTTAACGACATAGAGAAGGGAAACACTATCAAGAAGGTACCTATCCAACGCCGGCCACGCTATGGCTCCCTGCCCCGTGGCTATGGCTACACCGGTTCCTGGTGGACCTCCACAGAGTCTCTTTGCTCCAACACCAGCATGGACAGCCGACACTCCTCCTTCTCCTACTGTGCCCCAGGCTACCACACGTCGCAGAGGCCCAACTTCAGCTCTGCCCGGGTGGAGAAGACCCTGTTGGATGCACGCAGgaagctggaggaggagaaagaggggcGGAGATTCTCCAACCTGGGCAGCATGCACAGTAGCATCGCAGGCTCTAACACCTCTCTCAGCAGTGCACACAGCTTTAACCGAGCCCATGGTGGAGGCGGATCCTTTACCCCATTGAGTTCTGGCCTGTCCACCCCAGTGACCCCAACACCAGCACACCTGCAGCACGTCAGGGAGCAGATGGCTGCAGCCCTCAGGAAGATAAGGGAGCTTGAGGAGCAGGTGAAGACCATCCCTGTGCTGCAGGTTAAAATCTCTGTCCTGCAGGAGGAGAAACGGCAACTCAGCGTCCAGCTGAAGAGCCAGAAGTTCCTGGGTCATAGCCTGAGTTTCAACCGAGGTCGTTCCAGAGGAGAGCTCTACATCGACATCCCTGAAGAAGATGTGAGCACTGGAGCTAAGAGCAGCAAAACGTCTGCAGGGCCACTGTCTCCCACCACACCCGAGGGCTCCAAGCTTCAAGACTCAGGGTGTGAGATTGAGGACACAGTGATTGTGGGTGGAGCGCGACCAGATGCAAAGCGGGAAGTGCGTACCATTGGAGTGGGACCGGAGAACTTGAGGGGCGGTCGTGAGGTTGGAGTTGGCGTTCGGGAGCAGGATCTGGGGCTGCTGCCAGAGACAGAGGCTCTTAAGAATCAAGTGGGTCAACTTGAGGTCCAGCTAAAGAGGACGGTGCAGGAGCTGCAGGAATGCCAGCAGCAGGTTGCAGCAGTCCAGAAAGCCCCTCAGGCAGAGCATCCAGTCATGGCTACCAGCGTGGGCTGGCAGGAGCCACAAGGCTGCAGCTTGCACACTCTGGTCAGTTTCACACAACTGCCCCAACAGAGGGAACAGAGAACTGTGGGAATCCAGGTGTACACACTGGAGCAGCCTACTGTCATGGAGGTGGGCACACTGCTCCGAGCAGAGCCCTGCAGCTCCCCCTACCTTCAACCAGCTGGTGGAGTCGTGGAGGGCCACAGAGGACAAGCTGAAG ATGTTCCAGTTGAGTTTCCGATTGCAGTCAGCTCGAAGCAGGTGCGTGACGTCCTAAAGAGCGAGTTGTCCACTTCGGTACCTGTAGCTAATCCTGCCATTGCTGTAAGCACGTCTGGTAATCAGATTGGTTTGTTGCATTCAAAAGAAGAAGAGACACACCTGCATACATCCACAGAGACTGTTCAGTCACAAGAAGGCCCTAAGACAG CCTCATCTCCCCAGTCTTCTCTGAGGTCCATCATGAAGCGGAAAGCAGAAGGTGAACCAGGATCTCCCTCTACGAAGAAGAATCTACAGTTCATTGGAGTCAATGGAGG CTACGAGTCCACATCATCAGACGATAGCAGCAGCGAAAGCTCAGATGAGGGGAGTGATTCCAGCGAATATCATGAAGCCAAAGAAAAACTACCAGAGTCAGCAGTCCAGCTCCAGCAAATAACCCATAGCAAGGCTTCCCAACCTCCAGAAAGCAACAGTGTACCTCAACAGACTGCCGTCAAACTTCCAGCCGTCATTCCAGACTCACAGCAGAGTCCCAACCAGTCTGCAACTGTAGACACTAGACTACCAGTCAAAGCACCCGGGTCACCAGCGACGGACGCTGCCTTCAACTCCATTTTAACTCCTCCATGCCCATCAAACGATGTTGCCTCTAAAGAGACTGTCAATCAGTCATCAGAAAAACTCAGAGTCACCCAGGAGATCACCTCCACAATATCAAGCACTGAATCCACTCCTGAACAAAGCTCCATAACATCCTCAGTTGCCTGTACTTCATCGCTGTGTGTCACTGAAACCACTGAGATTACTAAGCAGAAATACACCGTCCAGTCAGAAACAACCGTCCTCTCCAGCCAATCGGAGCCAAACCTGGCAGCGGAAAGCCTTGCAAATGACACTGCTACAGCACCGACCAAGCAAGTCAG ACTGGACCTGAGTGACAGCCTGATGTCAGCTCTTCATGCCCTGCAGAAAGCCCTGGGGGAACCCAATGCTTTCAGCCAACAAGGAGCA AGGGCAGCCTACACCACTGTGCTGCAGGAGTGGCTACGCGTGTCCTGTCACAAAGCAGCGGACACAACTGTTGTCAAGGCCTATATGAACACCTTCGCCTCAGTCTCCCCTCAGCTGCTGGAGTTTGTGATCAACATGGCAGATGGCAATGGGAATACAGCGCTTCACTACACCGTCTCCCATTCCAACTTCCCTGTGGTGAGACTGCTGCTGGACACCG GCCTGTGTAATGCTGACAAGCAGAACAAAGCGGGCTACACGGCCATCATGCTGACAGCTCTGGCCGCCTTCCACTCTGACAATGACCTGCAAACCGTCCTGCAGCTCCTGCGCACAGGGGACGTCAACGCCAAGGCCAGCCAG GCTGGTCAGACGGCGCTAATGCTAGCGGTCAGCCACGGTCGAGGGGACATGGTGCGGGCGCTGCTGTCCTGCGGGGCACAGGTCAACATCCGTGATGACGACGGCTCCACAGCGCTCATGTGTGCCTGCGAACACGGTCACGTAGACATTGTGCGTCAGCTACTGTCTGTGCCGGGCTGTGATGCCACTCTCACTGACAAT GATGGCAGCACTGCTCTGTCCATAGCCCTGGAGGCCAGCCAGAACGACATTGCTGTGCTTTTGTATGCTCACCTCAACTTTGCGAAGCCTCCTTCCCCT GTTTCACCGAAGTCTCCTCTCTTGGGTTCCTCTCCTCCTGCCGGTGAAACTAAATAA